A window of Candidatus Nitrospira allomarina genomic DNA:
CTGACTGGAGGGATATTCTCACGCAGTCCTGCCAATATTCAACTGGCTCGTGACACATTTGATGTAGGGAATTTGTATATTAACCGACCGATTACCGGATCATTAGTGAGCAGGCAACCCTTTGGAGGGCATCGGTTATCAGGAATCGGCCGGAAGGCCGGAGGAAGCGGGTATCTTGAGCAATTCATGGTGGAAAAGGTGATTACGGAAAACACGCTTCGCCGTGGCTTCGCTCCGACTCAATAAGGCGACATCAGATGCCACGGTCACCTTTTCTAATTCCTCAATCACTTCGACCATGCGTTCATTCTGACTACGAATGGAAGGAATGGTTTGGCGTTCAATGTATTTGAGCAATCCCACTCCTCGAGCAAACCAGGCTGTCATCGTATCCGTTCCTTGAATCGACTCCCCGCTCTCAGACAAGTGAACCTTCATGATCATTTTGGCTTCAAGACGAATGGCTTCCTGATATATGCCAGCCGGTACGACCACAGTATCCTGCCCCTGAACAGACACGGTTGCCACAATATCCACCGTTTCTTTTTCTCCATCACGATCCACATCCATGCCAAAATCCAACCCGGTCCGGTGAAATTGCTCAAAAGAACTGGGTACCTCTAAGGGAAATCGAACGATTTGATAGGGCACCAGTTGGCGCTCCAACGTCGTGCCGGGTTTCGATCCATAATATCGGATCCCTGCAACATCCCGGAAATAATAACTATCCGACGGCCCTTGATTCCCAGGATTGGTATCGTTGAAAACGGTGACCTTCACTCCTTCTAGGATTTCGGTCCCTATAACTTTTGAAACATTCGTAAACCGTGAATTCTCATTCTTAATCTGGACCATGCCCCCTTCGATCATCGTGCCCTGATACACCCATTCATTCCCTACCTGATCAGGAAAATACTCATGACTGTTATCTATTACAATTTTCGTGGAATCAGCGGAATAGACCGTGCCTGGGAGAAACACCAGGGAAAGGCCAAGTACAACCAAGGTTCCAGTTGTGGACAAAATTCCACGCGATGTAAATGAATTTTTCATAGGCAGAAAGTGATGTGAACCTACCATAGGATCATTAAAACCGGCAAGACATCAACCAAGATCAACCTATCCAGGCCGCATTCATCGTGAAAACCCCCAATTTTGCTTGACAGACTGTGCAATGATTGACAATTTCTCTTCCCTATGCAGTACTAGAAACCAAGGAGACCCAATGGCAATCAATGCAGAACGATCCCAAGTCAGTCCAATACCACCCCCTCATCTCGCTTCTACACTTTTTGTATGATGTGGCGGGAATGACACGTGGGGGCGCCCAGATATGAACGAACCTTTTTGCCAAACACCTGAGGACAAGGTGAGTACCCGTTCGAACGTCATGGTGTTTGGCGGATCCGGAATTATCGGTGGAGCCATTGCGAGGGTGTTCGGACGCCAGGGTTGGAGAGTAGGTCTTCATTACCATCAACATCAAACTGTCGCAAAAGAAACCGCCGCCGTGATCACGAAGGCCGGAGGGGAAAGTTATCTGTATCAAGCCGACGTCACCAACAGCTCGCAAATTCAGACTATTCTTCAGGAATTCATCCAATCCCATCATTCTCTGAATGTCATGGTGTGGGCCGTGGGGATGGGCCCTTCGAAGCTCCTAGTCAAAACCTCCCCTGAGGACTGGACCAGGATTCTTCATACCAACCTGACCGGTGCCTATACCGTACTTAAAGCCATGGCCCCCGTCTTTGAACAACAAAATAATGGGTCCGTCATTTTGGTAGGCTCTCTTTCTGGTGAACAAGGCGTAGCAGGACAAGCCGCCTACGCGGCGTCTAAGGCAGGACTGGTTGGATTGATGCACACAGTGGCAAAGGAGTGGGGGCCCTTCAATATTCGAGTGAATATGGTATTCCCAGGCTGGCACCTCTCACCCATATCAAAACCGGGATGGCATGCGGCCATGGAGCTCCGCAACCACACGCTCCACAGAACTCCTTCTCTACAAAATGTGGCCACGTCTATCTATCACATGGCCCTATCGCCTGATACGTCTGGACAAATATGGAATCTGGACAGCCGGACTTGGTAATTCTTTCCATTCGTCAACCTTTCCGTAACCATGAGCACTCACCCTGACCATCTCGCCATATTCATAACCGCGACCGACACCGGGGTCGGAAAAACAACTATCACGGCGTCTCTGGTTCTGGGGTTGAAAAAACAAGGGTATCAAGTGGGTGTCATGAAGCCGGTCGAAACCGGTATCGATCCCCAACAGACAGAAACTTCCGATACAGTCCGTCTTCAAAGTCTACTCTCCCCTCCTCCTCCCTTCGCGTCAATCTGTCTCTATGCCTTTCCTCAGCCCATTGCACCGTTAACTTGCGCGCGCGAGACTGGAACAACCATTGAGCTTGCGCGTATTGCCACCGCCTTTCATCTCCTCAGACAACAGCACCCGGTGTGTCTCGTGGAAGGGGCTGGAGGCTTACTTACTCCACTCTCACCAACGCACACCATACGAGACCTGATCGCGACTCTGAATCTTCCCGCTCTCGTAGTCGGCCGGACAAGCCTGGGCAGCGTGAACCATATGCTCCTGACTTTGGAAGCATTGAAGGGTGCCGGGATTAAGCCGTGTGGAATCGTCCTGAATGATCCCCTGTCTACAACTCAAACCGAGAGGTTCATTCAGCAGCGCACCTCCACGATTCGTCTGATTCAAGAATGGTCGGAAGTGCCGGTATTTGGCCCCTTGGAGTTTCAAAAAACCATGCAGAGGGATTGGCGAATGGGAGTGGAAACCCTAGCCGAGCATCCTGAAATGCAACGGTTGGCCAGGCATATTATTGAAACTCAGCCATAAACTGCGCCAGGACCCTAGGCCGATCAACCGCATCGAGTATGGCCGAAGCCACCGCCACGCCATTGGCCCCCGCGCCTTGGAGTGCCGGAACGGAACCGGGAACAATCCCACCAATGGCAATGATGGGAAGAGCGGTCAGGCTTCGAACACCAGCCAGTCCTTGAATACCAACGACCGGCTCATGATTCGCTTTGGTTCTCGTTGAAAAAATAGGGCCGAACCCTAAATAATCCGCACCTTCTTCAGTAGCCAATCGCACCTGTTCAGGACTGTGTGTCGAAACCCCAATCAACATTTTCTGTCCAACGACTTTCCGCGCAAGATGCAGGGGAAGGTCGCCCTGACCAAGGTGTACACCATCGGCCTCGAGAGCTAACGCCAAATCACAGCGATCATTCACAATAAACGTCATGCCCCTTTCTGCCGCCACCTTTCGAAGGGCAAGGGCCGCTTCATAGGCCTGTTTCATCGATCCGGTTTTATTGCGATATTGCACCAACTTGACCCCAGCTTCGCCAGCCTGTTGAAGGACCTCCAGCAATGAACATCTCGAGGCCCAGTGGTCATCCACAATGAGATAGAATCGTGAAAAAATATCAGGAGGAAAAATGCGCGGAGTATGAACTGCGGTCATGGGGACTGTAAAGCAACAAGCCGGTCCAAAAATCGAGTCGACACTGGACCCTTCTGGAAATCAGGATGATCAAGAATCCGTCGATGGAGAGGAATGCTGGTTTTAATTCCGTCAATTACAAATTCATCCAACGCGCGTCTGGTTCGAGCTATGGCTTCATTTCGATCTCGCCCAAAAGCAATAAGCTTCGCAATCATCGAGTCATAATAGGGATGGACAATACCGGTTGTATCCATGGCCGTATCGACGCGTATTCCTGGTCCACCTGGGGGACAAAATTTTGTGATGGGTCCGGGGCTAGGGGTAAATCGGTCCGGACATTCGGCATTGATTCGGCATTCGATGGCATGTCCGGTCAATTGAATATCCTTTTGTCGGTAGGACAGTTCCTCACCGGCGGCAATGCGAATTTGCTCCTTAATCAGATCAACTCCCGTCACCATTTCGGTGACCGGATGCTCAACTTGAATTCGCGTATTGACTTCCATGAAATAAAACTTTCCACTTTGATCCATGAGAAATTCAACAGTTCCGGCGTTTCGATATTTCACGGATTTGATGGCTTCGACAGCAACCTGTCCCATTTTTCGTCGCAACGTGTCGTCCAACGCTGGAGAGGGGGATTCCTCCAACACCTTTTGATAGCGCCGCTGTATGGAACAATCTCGTTCATGAAAATGCACAACATGCCCATGGTTATCCGCCATAATCTGAAATTCAATGTGTCGTGGATCTTCAAAAAAACGCTCGAGATACACGCCCCCGTGACCAAAGGCTGTTTGCGCTTCTAATTGGGCGGACTCGATCGCCTGGGTCAACTCTTCTTCATGCCAGACCACCCGCATGCCACGCCCTCCGCCACCGGCTGAGGCTTTCACAATGACCGGAAACCCAAGCTTTTTGGCAATAGCGACGCACGTTTTGGAATCGTCAATTTCACCATCGCTCCCGGGCAATACAGGGATCCCCCGCTTCTTCATGTGGGCCCGGGCTTTTGATTTATCGCTGAGTAAGGCAATATGCTCTGAGGTGGGCCCAATAAAGGTAATCCCAATCGATTCGCAGACTTCCGCAAAATGCGCATTTTCAGCCAAAAACCCGTACCCTGGGTGAATCGCATCCACTCCGGTAATCTCCGCGGCACTCAATACATTCGGGATATTCCGGTAGCTCAGTCCACCTTCGGCAGGTCCGACGCATACATGCTCGTCTGCATAACGGACATGGAGTGATTGGGCATCAACGTCGGAATGGATCGCAACAGTGCGAATGCCCAACTCCCGGCACGCTCGATTCACCCGCAGGGCAATTTCTCCACGATTGGCAATCAATATTTTTTTAAACACGTCGTATCCTTAGATAAAAAGACTCGAGGGAAGCATCTTATTCTTCAAGAGAAACGGACTTTTCGCATTCCCCTTCAGAAAAAACCAGAGTTCAAGACCCGGACAATGGATCAATTAAATAGAGTGGTTGGCCGAACTCAACGGGAGTCGTGCTTTCTACGAGAATTTTTACAACTTTTCCATCGGTTTCTGCCTCAATTTCATTCATCAGTTTCATGGCTTCGACAATACAGAGCACCTGCCCTTTTTTGACGATATCACCTTCCTCGACATAGGGATCCGTATCAGGAGAGGGGGAACGATAAAAGGTTCCCACAATGGGCGAGGTCACAGTCAAGAAATGTGCGGGTTCGGAGGAGAGGAGAGGAACCGGTTGGTCCTGGAAAGAACCAGCCTCTACGGTCCTTGATACGTCTACCTGTTGGGAGGAAGCCGGCACATGATCCCGCCTAATGCGTATTCGCACACCTTTTTTTTCGAATTCCAACTCGGTCAGGTGGTACCGGTTTAACACTTCGACAAGGTCTTCGATTTCTCTTCTGGATGAATCAGCCATAATCTCCTATTTCGTGTATATCTGAAGAACAGGAATTCCGGATTACCGTGCCCGTTCTACATAGGTGCGCGTCCGCGTATCAATTTTAATAACTTCTCCGGATTCCAGATAGAGAGGAACTTTTACCGAGGCCCCGGTCTCGACAGTTGCCAACTTAGTCCCACCGGATGCCGTATCTCCCCGGATACCGGGATCGGTTTCCACGACTTTTAACTCCATAAACACGGGCAACTCTACCGCGATCGGCTCATCATGATACAGTAAAATTTTGACGACGGTATTTTCTTTGAGCAAATCGACGTTTTCGCCCAATTGGTTTTTAAGATAGGTAAACTGCTCAAAACTACTAATATCCATAAACGCATATTCTTCCCCAGCGTTATAGAGAAACTGCATGTCGCATTCCTCAAGATTGGGTTCGTCGAATTTTTCTCCGGAACGAAATGTACGATCAATAACATTCCCTGTTTTATAGCCCTTCAATTTTGTTCGAACAAAGGCTCCGCCTTTACCGGGTTTTACATGTTGAAATTCCACAATATAATAGGGTTGCCCATCAAGTTCCAAGCGAGCCCCATTTCGAAAATCTGCAGTCGTAATCACGGCATCAAACTCCTCATACAATAAACGTGAACAGAAATGTTAGCGGTGTGCTGGGATAGTCCGCTGAAGTGCATCAACCAACGCTCTCAGTCCAAGCAGATAACTTTGTGGTCCAAATCCCGAGATTTGCCCAAGCGAAACCGGGGCAAGGTAGGACCGCCGACGAAAACTTTCCCGGCGATGGATATTCGAT
This region includes:
- the accC gene encoding acetyl-CoA carboxylase biotin carboxylase subunit translates to MFKKILIANRGEIALRVNRACRELGIRTVAIHSDVDAQSLHVRYADEHVCVGPAEGGLSYRNIPNVLSAAEITGVDAIHPGYGFLAENAHFAEVCESIGITFIGPTSEHIALLSDKSKARAHMKKRGIPVLPGSDGEIDDSKTCVAIAKKLGFPVIVKASAGGGGRGMRVVWHEEELTQAIESAQLEAQTAFGHGGVYLERFFEDPRHIEFQIMADNHGHVVHFHERDCSIQRRYQKVLEESPSPALDDTLRRKMGQVAVEAIKSVKYRNAGTVEFLMDQSGKFYFMEVNTRIQVEHPVTEMVTGVDLIKEQIRIAAGEELSYRQKDIQLTGHAIECRINAECPDRFTPSPGPITKFCPPGGPGIRVDTAMDTTGIVHPYYDSMIAKLIAFGRDRNEAIARTRRALDEFVIDGIKTSIPLHRRILDHPDFQKGPVSTRFLDRLVALQSP
- the bioD gene encoding dethiobiotin synthase; the encoded protein is MSTHPDHLAIFITATDTGVGKTTITASLVLGLKKQGYQVGVMKPVETGIDPQQTETSDTVRLQSLLSPPPPFASICLYAFPQPIAPLTCARETGTTIELARIATAFHLLRQQHPVCLVEGAGGLLTPLSPTHTIRDLIATLNLPALVVGRTSLGSVNHMLLTLEALKGAGIKPCGIVLNDPLSTTQTERFIQQRTSTIRLIQEWSEVPVFGPLEFQKTMQRDWRMGVETLAEHPEMQRLARHIIETQP
- a CDS encoding SDR family NAD(P)-dependent oxidoreductase; its protein translation is MNEPFCQTPEDKVSTRSNVMVFGGSGIIGGAIARVFGRQGWRVGLHYHQHQTVAKETAAVITKAGGESYLYQADVTNSSQIQTILQEFIQSHHSLNVMVWAVGMGPSKLLVKTSPEDWTRILHTNLTGAYTVLKAMAPVFEQQNNGSVILVGSLSGEQGVAGQAAYAASKAGLVGLMHTVAKEWGPFNIRVNMVFPGWHLSPISKPGWHAAMELRNHTLHRTPSLQNVATSIYHMALSPDTSGQIWNLDSRTW
- the efp gene encoding elongation factor P, which translates into the protein MITTADFRNGARLELDGQPYYIVEFQHVKPGKGGAFVRTKLKGYKTGNVIDRTFRSGEKFDEPNLEECDMQFLYNAGEEYAFMDISSFEQFTYLKNQLGENVDLLKENTVVKILLYHDEPIAVELPVFMELKVVETDPGIRGDTASGGTKLATVETGASVKVPLYLESGEVIKIDTRTRTYVERAR
- the accB gene encoding acetyl-CoA carboxylase biotin carboxyl carrier protein encodes the protein MADSSRREIEDLVEVLNRYHLTELEFEKKGVRIRIRRDHVPASSQQVDVSRTVEAGSFQDQPVPLLSSEPAHFLTVTSPIVGTFYRSPSPDTDPYVEEGDIVKKGQVLCIVEAMKLMNEIEAETDGKVVKILVESTTPVEFGQPLYLIDPLSGS
- the thiE gene encoding thiamine phosphate synthase, producing MTAVHTPRIFPPDIFSRFYLIVDDHWASRCSLLEVLQQAGEAGVKLVQYRNKTGSMKQAYEAALALRKVAAERGMTFIVNDRCDLALALEADGVHLGQGDLPLHLARKVVGQKMLIGVSTHSPEQVRLATEEGADYLGFGPIFSTRTKANHEPVVGIQGLAGVRSLTALPIIAIGGIVPGSVPALQGAGANGVAVASAILDAVDRPRVLAQFMAEFQ